A window from Vulpes vulpes isolate BD-2025 chromosome 9, VulVul3, whole genome shotgun sequence encodes these proteins:
- the RPL32 gene encoding large ribosomal subunit protein eL32, giving the protein MAALRPLVKPKIVKKRTKKFIRHQSDRYVKIKRNWRKPRGIDNRVRRRFKGQILMPNIGYGSNKKTKHMLPSGFRKFLVHNVKELEVLLMCNKSYCAEIAHNVSSKNRKAIVERAAQLAIRVTNPNARLRSEENE; this is encoded by the exons ATGGCTGCCCTCAGACCTCTGGTGAAGCCCAAGATCGTtaaaaagaggaccaagaagTTCATCCGGCACCAGTCAGACCGATATGTCAAGATTAAG CGCAACTGGCGGAAACCCAGAGGCATTGACAATAGGGTACGCAGAAGATTCAAGGGCCAAATCTTGATGCCCAACATTGGTTATgggagcaacaagaaaacaaagcacatgcTGCCCAGTGGCTTCCGGAAGTTCCTAGTCCACAACGTCAAGGAGCTTGAAGTGCTGCTGATGTGCAACAA ATCTTATTGTGCAGAGATTGCTCACAATGTATCCTCCAAGAACCGCAAAGCCATTGTGGAAAGAGCTGCCCAGCTGGCCATCAGAGTCACCAATCCCAATGCCAGGCTGCGTAgcgaagaaaatgaataa
- the EFCAB12 gene encoding EF-hand calcium-binding domain-containing protein 12: MDYNSYETYEALFLPLLELCQSKTSSDDENATKDPIFDPELVIAHCFKQFKQKDFHLPQSRRRIIILPQKEDPIPINLMAQSQTHPQPISSFKALGTGDIQGQPEDVKTWLSQRLKLRKNLESFGNIERWLQNKPCLTPSEAKVLYMIQKEHEAQLVAHLTPTRATKKSHRPSRRLVPQLRLPKPSALSALYSYLHSRKIKILELFSKGDRSESQRISREEFIVALKAVGVPLKNQEVEDIVIYLSSLGKHNNITTDILFNTYKQWSLAHQRSTLSTGREYHRSIKHRVSPQSPAKKQVDFAPQPPKMDLLTVPEVDTQMEARPLTLEEMEDVGKRYRERKRQHKLKIPSIQYMERCRLVRSGNKHLDEHCLPSTIRGEMEELINMSRRDNFLVYLQCCKLCEYYGIPLTEDVLMKALLYPGDKIIFQKDQVRPIRQPGGYYSDLKIFSPNLALLKLQGFSEAGAKKTDKKTLKKIRKIHFKEFEEFTRKLEVKRPRGTQRTHPNVFWPGHLLDKLQLYLPTVAVDRSLALFSCVQPQPSAYSATYHPHHWWPIGNMNYMTCAYYDAPKVYYIN, from the exons aGCTCTGCCAGTCTAAGACCTCCAGTGATGATGAAAATGCCACCAAGGACCCCATCTTCGATCCTGAACTGGTCATTGCTCACTGCTTCAAGCAGTTCAAGCAGAAGGACTTCCACCTGCCTCAGAGCCGCCGGCGGATCATCATCTTGCCTCAAAAAGAGGATCCGATACCCATCAATCTCATGGCCCAATCCCAGACCCACCCACAGCCAATCTCCAGCTTCAAAGCCCTGGGAACTGGGGACATCCAAGGGCAGCCAGAGGATGTGAAGACCTGGCTCAGCCAGAGGTTGAAGCTTCGGAAGAATCTGGAGTCATTTGGCAACATAGAGAGGTGGCTGCAGAACAAGCCCTGCCTCACCCCTTCAGAGGCCAAGGTCTTATACATGATCCAGAAGGAGCATGAGGCCCAGTTGGTGGCCCATCTAACTCCTACCAGAGCCACCAAG AAGAGCCACCGGCCTTCCCGCCGACTTGTGCCCCAGCTCCGACTACCCAAGCCCTCTGCCTTGTCAGCCTTGTACTCCTACCTGCACAGCCGGAAGATCAAGATTCTGGAGTTATTTAGCAAGGGGGACAGGAGCGAGAGCCAGAGGATCTCTAGGGAGGAGTTCATTGTGGCTCTGAAGGCG gTTGGAGTCCCTCTGAAAAACCAGGAAGTGGAAGATATAGTGATCTATCTCAGCTCTCTGGGAAAGCACAACAACATCACCACAGACATCTTGTTCAACACCTACAAGCAGTGGTCTTTAGCTCATCAAAGAAGCACCCTGTCAACTGGAAGGGAAT ATCACAGATCCATCAAGCACAGAGTTTCCCCGCAGAGTCCAGCCAAGAAGCAGGTGGATTTTGCCCCACAGCCTCCCAAGATGGACCTGCTGACTGTGCCTGAGGTTGACACCCAGATGGAGGCACGGCCGTTGACTCTGGAGGAGATGGAGGATGTTGGCAAGCGGTACCGCGAGAGGAAGCGGCAGCACAAG CTCAAGATCCCCTCCATCCAGTACATGGAGCGGTGCCGCTTGGTGCGCAGTGGGAATAAGCACTTGGATGAGCACTGCCTCCCGTCCACCATCCGAGGGGAGATGGAAGAGCTCATCAACATGTCCCGCAGGGACAACTTTCTGGTCTACCTGCAGTGCTGCAAGCTCTGTGAGTACTACGGCATCCCGCTGACGGAGGATGTCCTCATGAAAG CCCTGCTGTACCCGGGGGACAAGATCATTTTCCAGAAGGACCAGGTGCGCCCAATCCGACAGCCAGGAGGCTACTACTCAGACTTGAAGATCTTCAGTCCAAATCTGGCCCTGCTCAAACTCCAGGGCTTCAGCGAGGCTGGGGCTAAGAAGACTGACAA GAAAACATTGAAGAAAATCAGGAAGATACACTTTAAGGAGTTTGAGGAGTTCACCAG GAAGCTGGAAGTGAAGAGGCCCAGGGGTACACAGCGAACTCACCCCAATGTCTTCTGGCCGGGTCACCTTCTGGACAAGCTGCAGCTCTACTTGCCCACTGTGGCTGTGGACCGGAGCCTGGCACTCTTCAGTTGTGTCCAACCGCAGCCCTCTGCCTACTCAGCCACCTACCACCCCCACCACTGGTGGCCCATTGGAAACATGAACTATATGACCTGTGCCTATTACGATGCCCCCAAGGTCTACTACATCAACTAG